The Elaeis guineensis isolate ETL-2024a chromosome 14, EG11, whole genome shotgun sequence genome has a segment encoding these proteins:
- the LOC105057564 gene encoding serine carboxypeptidase II-3 isoform X1: MEGRMTRIFLCLFLCFLAGIATNDAARQGDALNKLYFDVFNLKRAAPASAATSASNVFSDLSSKAYPQKGLKESDKISKLPGQPEGIDFDQYGGYVTVDAEAGRALFYYFTEAVSDDPSSKPLVLWLNGGPGCSSLGYGAMEELGPFRVMSDGKTLFRNPYAWNTVANVLFLESPAGVGFSYSNTTSDYGENGDSRTAEDSYVFLVNWMDRFPEYKGRDFFIAGESYAGHYVPQLAHTILQHNNTHINLKGIMIGNGAINDETDNKGLCDYLWTHALISDETIDAIHKYCNFSPDASNQTNQCYQAVGVVNQVFDTLDIYNIYAPLCFSSGVTPSPKRYSIENFDPCSDYYVSAYLNSAQVQEALHANVTKLNYTWSACRQFAQWTDSPSTVLPLIKECMANDVRVWVYSGDVDGRIPVTSSRYSLNQLNLSVKTKWQPWFVNKEVGGYSIIYDGNLTFVTVRGAGHEVPSYQALRALVLIKFFLDGKLLPA, encoded by the exons ATGGAAGGAAGGATGACGAGAATTTTTCTGTGCCTCTTTCTCTGCTTCTTAGCCGGCATAGCAACAAATGATGCGGCAAGGCAAGGAGATGCCCTTAACAAGCTCTACTTCGACGTGTTCAATTTGAAGAGAGCAGCTCCTGCAAGTGCTGCCACTTCTGCCTCCAATGTTTTCTCCGATCTATCGTCCAAAGCTTATCCCCAGAAAGGGTTGAAGGAGAGTGACAAGATAAGCAAGTTGCCTGGCCAGCCTGAAGGTATAGATTTTGATCAGTATGGAGGCTATGTCACGGTCGAtgcggaagccggaagagctctCTTCTACTACTTCACCGAGGCTGTCTCCGATGATCCTTCTTCCAAACCACTGGTTCTCTGGCTCAATGGAG GGCCAGGCTGCTCGTCCCTTGGATACGGAGCAATGGAGGAGCTAGGGCCCTTCCGCGTCATGAGCGATGGCAAGACGCTGTTCAGGAATCCATATGCATGGAATACAG TGGCTAATGTGCTGTTCTTGGAGAGCCCAGCTGGTGTTGGCTTCTCCTACTCCAACACCACCTCAGACTACGGCGAGAATGGGGACAGCAGGACCGCCGAGGATTCCTATGTATTCCTAGTAAACTGGATGGATAGATTTCCAGAGTACAAAGGCAGAGATTTCTTTATAGCTGGGGAAAGCTACGCTGGCCACTATGTGCCCCAGCTTGCTCATACCATTCTCCAGCACAATAATACCCACATCAACCTCAAAGGCATCATG ATTGGCAATGGGGCGATCAACGACGAAACTGACAACAAGGGGCTCTGTGACTATTTGTGGACACATGCATTGATCTCAGATGAGACCATTGATGCAATCCACAAGTACTGCAATTTCTCGCCTGACGCCAGTAACCAGACTAATCAGTGCTATCAGGCAGTGGGGGTTGTCAACCAGGTCTTTGACACGCTGGACATCTACAATATCTATGCTCCTCTCTGCTTCTCATCCGGCGTCACGCCTTCTCCTAAGAGATACTCG ATTGAAAATTTCGACCCATGCAGTGATTACTACGTGAGTGCTTATCTCAACAGTGCCCAAGTGCAGGAAGCTCTTCATGCCAATGTGACCAAACTCAATTACACTTGGTCTGCGTGCAG GCAGTTTGCACAATGGACAGATAGCCCTTCTACAGTCTTACCACTTATCAAAGAATGTATGGCTAATGATGTACGAGTTTGGGTGTACAG tggagatgttgATGGTCGGATTCCTGTCACTTCATCGAGATATTCTCTCAATCAGCTAAATCTTTCAGTAAAAACTAAGTGGCAACCATGGTTTGTCAATAAAGAG GTTGGTGGATATAGTATCATTTATGATGGTAACTTAACATTTGTCACCGTTAGAGGAGCAGGACATGAGGTTCCGAGCTACCAAGCACTTCGAGCACTTGTACTtatcaaattttttcttgatgGAAAGCTGCTACCCGCTTGA
- the LOC105057565 gene encoding uncharacterized protein isoform X1, which produces MALMASIRTTPISSLPLKSQTNPGLRRLPVACLSSSSSSSSSGETTAKASHSPSSPPVPTPFMDSSAQKPDAGFKYELAAKHSRNAVVRLVSSTESAVEKVIFDFRFLALLAVGGSLAGSLLCFLNGCVYIVDAYKVYWTSCIKGVHTGQMVLRLVEAIDVYLAGTVMLIFGMGLYGLFISNVPPGLPSDIDRALKGSSLFGMFSLKERPKWMKISSLDELKTKVGHVIVMILLVKMFERSKMVTIATGMDLLSYSVCIFLSSASLYILHNLHKSA; this is translated from the exons ATGGCTCTGATGGCGTCCATCCGCACCACACCCATCTCTTCCCTCCCCCTTAAATCCCAAACAAACCCGGGGCTTCGCCGCCTCCCTGTTGCctgtctctcttcctcctcctcctcctcctcctctggtgaAACCACTGCCAAGGCTTCTCATTCTCCTTCCTCCCCCCCTGTGCCCACCCCCTTCATGGACTCAAGCGCGCAGAAGCCCGACGCCGGGTTCAAGTACGAGCTTGCCGCGAAGCACAGCAGGAATGCCGTCGTCCGCCTCGTGTCCTCCACCGAGTCCGCTGTCGAAAAG GTGATTTTTGATTTTCGCTTTTTGGCTCTTCTAGCTGTTGGAGGTTCACTTGCTGGTTCTTTATTATGCTTTCTGAAT GGTTGTGTTTACATAGTTGATGCTTATAAGGTTTACTGGACAAGCTGCATCAAGGGAGTTCATACTGGGCAGATGGTACTACGATTAGTTGAGGCAATTG ATGTCTATCTTGCTGGTACTGTAATGTTAATATTTGGTATGGGTTTATATGGATTATTTATCAGCAATGTGCCTCCTGGATTACCTTCTGATATAGACCGTGCTCTCAAGGgatcttctttgtttggaatgtTCTCTTTGAAG GAGAGGCCAAAATGGATGAAAATAAGTTCTCTTGATGAATTGAAAACAAAGGTAGGACATGTTATTGTCATGATCCTTCTGGTAAAGATGTTCGAAAGAAGCAAAATGGTTACAATAGCTACAGGAATGGATCTTCTTAGTTACTCGGTTTGCATCTTCTTGTCATCTGCATCCTTGTACATTCTTCACAATCTTCACAAGTCAGCCTGA
- the LOC105057564 gene encoding serine carboxypeptidase II-3 isoform X2, whose protein sequence is MEGRMTRIFLCLFLCFLAGIATNDAARQGDALNKLYFDVFNLKRAAPASAATSASNVFSDLSSKAYPQKGLKESDKISKLPGQPEGIDFDQYGGYVTVDAEAGRALFYYFTEAVSDDPSSKPLVLWLNGGPGCSSLGYGAMEELGPFRVMSDGKTLFRNPYAWNTVANVLFLESPAGVGFSYSNTTSDYGENGDSRTAEDSYVFLVNWMDRFPEYKGRDFFIAGESYAGHYVPQLAHTILQHNNTHINLKGIMIGNGAINDETDNKGLCDYLWTHALISDETIDAIHKYCNFSPDASNQTNQCYQAVGVVNQVFDTLDIYNIYAPLCFSSGVTPSPKRYSIENFDPCSDYYVSAYLNSAQVQEALHANVTKLNYTWSACRQFAQWTDSPSTVLPLIKECMANDVRVWVYSGDVDGRIPVTSSRYSLNQLNLSVKTKWQPWFVNKEIRMM, encoded by the exons ATGGAAGGAAGGATGACGAGAATTTTTCTGTGCCTCTTTCTCTGCTTCTTAGCCGGCATAGCAACAAATGATGCGGCAAGGCAAGGAGATGCCCTTAACAAGCTCTACTTCGACGTGTTCAATTTGAAGAGAGCAGCTCCTGCAAGTGCTGCCACTTCTGCCTCCAATGTTTTCTCCGATCTATCGTCCAAAGCTTATCCCCAGAAAGGGTTGAAGGAGAGTGACAAGATAAGCAAGTTGCCTGGCCAGCCTGAAGGTATAGATTTTGATCAGTATGGAGGCTATGTCACGGTCGAtgcggaagccggaagagctctCTTCTACTACTTCACCGAGGCTGTCTCCGATGATCCTTCTTCCAAACCACTGGTTCTCTGGCTCAATGGAG GGCCAGGCTGCTCGTCCCTTGGATACGGAGCAATGGAGGAGCTAGGGCCCTTCCGCGTCATGAGCGATGGCAAGACGCTGTTCAGGAATCCATATGCATGGAATACAG TGGCTAATGTGCTGTTCTTGGAGAGCCCAGCTGGTGTTGGCTTCTCCTACTCCAACACCACCTCAGACTACGGCGAGAATGGGGACAGCAGGACCGCCGAGGATTCCTATGTATTCCTAGTAAACTGGATGGATAGATTTCCAGAGTACAAAGGCAGAGATTTCTTTATAGCTGGGGAAAGCTACGCTGGCCACTATGTGCCCCAGCTTGCTCATACCATTCTCCAGCACAATAATACCCACATCAACCTCAAAGGCATCATG ATTGGCAATGGGGCGATCAACGACGAAACTGACAACAAGGGGCTCTGTGACTATTTGTGGACACATGCATTGATCTCAGATGAGACCATTGATGCAATCCACAAGTACTGCAATTTCTCGCCTGACGCCAGTAACCAGACTAATCAGTGCTATCAGGCAGTGGGGGTTGTCAACCAGGTCTTTGACACGCTGGACATCTACAATATCTATGCTCCTCTCTGCTTCTCATCCGGCGTCACGCCTTCTCCTAAGAGATACTCG ATTGAAAATTTCGACCCATGCAGTGATTACTACGTGAGTGCTTATCTCAACAGTGCCCAAGTGCAGGAAGCTCTTCATGCCAATGTGACCAAACTCAATTACACTTGGTCTGCGTGCAG GCAGTTTGCACAATGGACAGATAGCCCTTCTACAGTCTTACCACTTATCAAAGAATGTATGGCTAATGATGTACGAGTTTGGGTGTACAG tggagatgttgATGGTCGGATTCCTGTCACTTCATCGAGATATTCTCTCAATCAGCTAAATCTTTCAGTAAAAACTAAGTGGCAACCATGGTTTGTCAATAAAGAG ATAAGGATGATGTAG
- the LOC105057565 gene encoding uncharacterized protein isoform X2 — protein MALMASIRTTPISSLPLKSQTNPGLRRLPVACLSSSSSSSSSGETTAKASHSPSSPPVPTPFMDSSAQKPDAGFKYELAAKHSRNAVVRLVSSTESAVEKGCVYIVDAYKVYWTSCIKGVHTGQMVLRLVEAIDVYLAGTVMLIFGMGLYGLFISNVPPGLPSDIDRALKGSSLFGMFSLKERPKWMKISSLDELKTKVGHVIVMILLVKMFERSKMVTIATGMDLLSYSVCIFLSSASLYILHNLHKSA, from the exons ATGGCTCTGATGGCGTCCATCCGCACCACACCCATCTCTTCCCTCCCCCTTAAATCCCAAACAAACCCGGGGCTTCGCCGCCTCCCTGTTGCctgtctctcttcctcctcctcctcctcctcctctggtgaAACCACTGCCAAGGCTTCTCATTCTCCTTCCTCCCCCCCTGTGCCCACCCCCTTCATGGACTCAAGCGCGCAGAAGCCCGACGCCGGGTTCAAGTACGAGCTTGCCGCGAAGCACAGCAGGAATGCCGTCGTCCGCCTCGTGTCCTCCACCGAGTCCGCTGTCGAAAAG GGTTGTGTTTACATAGTTGATGCTTATAAGGTTTACTGGACAAGCTGCATCAAGGGAGTTCATACTGGGCAGATGGTACTACGATTAGTTGAGGCAATTG ATGTCTATCTTGCTGGTACTGTAATGTTAATATTTGGTATGGGTTTATATGGATTATTTATCAGCAATGTGCCTCCTGGATTACCTTCTGATATAGACCGTGCTCTCAAGGgatcttctttgtttggaatgtTCTCTTTGAAG GAGAGGCCAAAATGGATGAAAATAAGTTCTCTTGATGAATTGAAAACAAAGGTAGGACATGTTATTGTCATGATCCTTCTGGTAAAGATGTTCGAAAGAAGCAAAATGGTTACAATAGCTACAGGAATGGATCTTCTTAGTTACTCGGTTTGCATCTTCTTGTCATCTGCATCCTTGTACATTCTTCACAATCTTCACAAGTCAGCCTGA
- the LOC105057564 gene encoding serine carboxypeptidase II-3 isoform X3 — translation MEGRMTRIFLCLFLCFLAGIATNDAARQGDALNKLYFDVFNLKRAAPASAATSASNVFSDLSSKAYPQKGLKESDKISKLPGQPEGIDFDQYGGYVTVDAEAGRALFYYFTEAVSDDPSSKPLVLWLNGGPGCSSLGYGAMEELGPFRVMSDGKTLFRNPYAWNTVANVLFLESPAGVGFSYSNTTSDYGENGDSRTAEDSYVFLVNWMDRFPEYKGRDFFIAGESYAGHYVPQLAHTILQHNNTHINLKGIMIGNGAINDETDNKGLCDYLWTHALISDETIDAIHKYCNFSPDASNQTNQCYQAVGVVNQVFDTLDIYNIYAPLCFSSGVTPSPKRYSIENFDPCSDYYVSAYLNSAQVQEALHANVTKLNYTWSACRQFAQWTDSPSTVLPLIKECMANDVRVWVYRLVDIVSFMMVT, via the exons ATGGAAGGAAGGATGACGAGAATTTTTCTGTGCCTCTTTCTCTGCTTCTTAGCCGGCATAGCAACAAATGATGCGGCAAGGCAAGGAGATGCCCTTAACAAGCTCTACTTCGACGTGTTCAATTTGAAGAGAGCAGCTCCTGCAAGTGCTGCCACTTCTGCCTCCAATGTTTTCTCCGATCTATCGTCCAAAGCTTATCCCCAGAAAGGGTTGAAGGAGAGTGACAAGATAAGCAAGTTGCCTGGCCAGCCTGAAGGTATAGATTTTGATCAGTATGGAGGCTATGTCACGGTCGAtgcggaagccggaagagctctCTTCTACTACTTCACCGAGGCTGTCTCCGATGATCCTTCTTCCAAACCACTGGTTCTCTGGCTCAATGGAG GGCCAGGCTGCTCGTCCCTTGGATACGGAGCAATGGAGGAGCTAGGGCCCTTCCGCGTCATGAGCGATGGCAAGACGCTGTTCAGGAATCCATATGCATGGAATACAG TGGCTAATGTGCTGTTCTTGGAGAGCCCAGCTGGTGTTGGCTTCTCCTACTCCAACACCACCTCAGACTACGGCGAGAATGGGGACAGCAGGACCGCCGAGGATTCCTATGTATTCCTAGTAAACTGGATGGATAGATTTCCAGAGTACAAAGGCAGAGATTTCTTTATAGCTGGGGAAAGCTACGCTGGCCACTATGTGCCCCAGCTTGCTCATACCATTCTCCAGCACAATAATACCCACATCAACCTCAAAGGCATCATG ATTGGCAATGGGGCGATCAACGACGAAACTGACAACAAGGGGCTCTGTGACTATTTGTGGACACATGCATTGATCTCAGATGAGACCATTGATGCAATCCACAAGTACTGCAATTTCTCGCCTGACGCCAGTAACCAGACTAATCAGTGCTATCAGGCAGTGGGGGTTGTCAACCAGGTCTTTGACACGCTGGACATCTACAATATCTATGCTCCTCTCTGCTTCTCATCCGGCGTCACGCCTTCTCCTAAGAGATACTCG ATTGAAAATTTCGACCCATGCAGTGATTACTACGTGAGTGCTTATCTCAACAGTGCCCAAGTGCAGGAAGCTCTTCATGCCAATGTGACCAAACTCAATTACACTTGGTCTGCGTGCAG GCAGTTTGCACAATGGACAGATAGCCCTTCTACAGTCTTACCACTTATCAAAGAATGTATGGCTAATGATGTACGAGTTTGGGTGTACAG GTTGGTGGATATAGTATCATTTATGATGGTAACTTAA